In the Topomyia yanbarensis strain Yona2022 chromosome 3, ASM3024719v1, whole genome shotgun sequence genome, one interval contains:
- the LOC131690155 gene encoding adenosine deaminase 2-like: MKLLLILMQIVSLVRINRANTLMSAVLDDNLGMDDMINRRPSFEEYEHNRKQFIEEEEGRFLGADLNLSTEEQIVNEYAMKLKRAELEQGFNDSYKFIPARHFFEVLERFNESKLFQLIQKLPKGAVLHAHDTAIGSTELIVNATYSENLWQRGDFEGDTTGLLFEFSKEAPCGDGWKLVSDVRSAMSAEVYDEKIRKMFGLYTENPISTYKSINDVWGKFQEIFNLLYPIINYEPVWRQYFYDCLEQLYDDNVQYLEIRGVLPPVYDLSGKIYSPEEIIQIYINETERFKQSHPQFIGVKIIYAPVRFANDTTFDGYLETVRDLHQKFPNFLAGFDLVGQEDTGRPLIDFVPQLLTLPDSIRFFFHAGETNWYGMRTDRNLIDAILLGTQRIGHGFALLKHPNLMKIVKRRQICVEINPISNQVLKLVDDYRNHPAVVFFSDNYPVVVSSDDPSFWRASPLSHDFYMAFVGIASAHHDLRLLKRLAMNSLEFSAMNQTEKDAAKRLWKSSWHNTIKELAKEIASFETA, encoded by the exons ATGAAGCTTCTTCTAATTCTTATGCAAATTGTCAGTCTAGTCAGAATAAACCGTGCAAATACACTGATGTCGGCGGTACTCGATGATAATCTTGGCATGGATGACATGATCAACCGAAGACCTTCCTTTGAGGAGTACGAACATAATCGCAAACAGTTCATAGAAGAGGAAGAAGGACGATTCCTTGGTGCAGACCTAAATTTATCGACCGAAGAACAGATCGTCAACGAGTATGCAATGAAACTTAAACGGGCAGAACTTGAGCAAGGATTCAACGACAGTTACAAGTTCATTCCGGCACGACACTTCTTTGAAGTGTTAGAACGGTTCAATGAATCAAAATTGTTCCAGTTAATTCAAAAACTGCCCAAAGGTGCCGTACTGCATGCTCACGATACCGCGATTGGAAGCACAGAGCTGATTGTGAATGCCACCTACAGTGAGAATTTGTGGCAGAGGGGTGACTTCGAAGGAGATACTACTGGACTACTATTCGAATTTTCTAAAGAAGCTCCTTGTGGAGACGGCTGGAAACTTGTGTCCGATGTTAGAAGCGCAATGTCAGCTGAAGTCTATGACGAGAAAATTCGGAAAATGTTTGGCTTGTACACCGAAAATCCAATCAGTACATACAAAAGCATTAACGACGTTTGGGGAAAATTTCAagaaatattcaatttgttgTATCCAATCATTAATTACGAGCCGGTCTGGAGGCAGTATTTTTATGACTGTTTGGAACAATTATATGATGATAATGTTCAATATTTGGAGATCCGTGGAGTTCTACCACCAGTATATGACTTATCTGGAAAAATATACTCACCGGAAGAAATTATTCAAATCTACATCAACGAAACAGAAAGGTTCAAGCAATCACACCCGCAATTCATCGGAGTAAAAATAATTTATGCTCCTGTTCGTTTCGCCAATGACACCACATTCGATGGATACTTAGAAACTGTCAGAGATTTACATCAAAAGTTCCCAAATTTCTTGGCAGGTTTCGATCTGGTCGGTCAAGAAGACACCGGAAGACCGCTGATAGATTTCGTTCCCCAACTACTGACTCTACCGGATTCGATTCGATTTTTCTTTCACGCAGGTGAAACTAACTGGTATGGAATGCGAACCGATCGTAATCTG ATTGACGCCATCCTGCTGGGAACCCAACGCATAGGCCATGGGTTCGCTCTGCTCAAACATCCCAACCTGATGAAGATTGTAAAACGAAGACAAATCTGTGTCGAAATCAACCCCATCTCAAACCAGGTTCTGAAACTGGTCGATGACTACCGAAACCATCCGGCGGTGGTGTTCTTCTCCGACAACTATCCGGTGGTAGTATCCTCGGACGATCCATCCTTCTGGCGAGCGAGTCCGCTGAGTCATGATTTTTATATGGCTTTCGTGGGAATCGCTTCGGCACATCACGATCTGCGATTGCTGAAGCGACTAGCCATGAACTCGCTGGAGTTCAGTGCCATGAATCAAACCGAGAAAGATGCTGCCAAACGCTTGTGGAAGAGCTCTTGGCATAATACGATAAAAGAATTGGCTAAGGAAATTGCAAGTTTTGAAACTGCGTAG